The following proteins come from a genomic window of bacterium:
- the sat gene encoding sulfate adenylyltransferase, protein MSEIGHGGKPIVERILDPGKAKERIKGLKEIPVREQIAVEVIDIAYGFFSPLEGFMKKADVESVCKKMRLTDGTVWSIPIVFDLSDKEISDYGIKTGDEVLLTYQGAPIAVFEIEDIYDYNKQEMAKDVYGTTEEKHPGVKRTYQYKDKFLGGKITMVSKPIINEPFTPFFLTPLEMRKKIKEKGWIRTVAHQTRNVPHTGHEWLMKGSWLSAYGELPVEKMVVGVVVNAIIGEKRPGDYIDEAIVLCHDVLRKAGYFREDVHLTSISLWDMRYAGPREAVFHAALRANLGITHHMFGRDHAGVGTYYDPYDAHRIFDKFSEKDLNIKPVRVLEWWYCPVCAEVTYMGLCAHKDKIQNFSGTLIRSIIQDGVKPPRLIFRPEVFDLILECAEKYGQGDAFVTQKYLENRNPVFTFPKL, encoded by the coding sequence ATGAGTGAGATCGGTCACGGCGGGAAGCCCATTGTGGAGCGAATTCTAGATCCTGGTAAGGCCAAGGAGAGGATCAAGGGATTAAAGGAAATCCCGGTGCGAGAACAGATCGCTGTGGAGGTCATAGACATTGCCTATGGTTTTTTCTCTCCCCTGGAAGGCTTCATGAAGAAGGCCGATGTGGAGAGCGTTTGCAAGAAGATGAGGCTTACCGACGGCACGGTCTGGAGCATTCCTATAGTTTTTGACCTGTCGGACAAGGAGATCTCGGATTATGGAATCAAGACGGGAGACGAGGTGTTACTGACCTACCAAGGGGCTCCCATAGCGGTCTTCGAGATAGAGGATATTTACGATTACAACAAGCAGGAAATGGCCAAGGATGTGTACGGCACCACAGAGGAAAAGCACCCTGGGGTGAAGAGAACATATCAATACAAGGACAAGTTTCTGGGCGGAAAGATAACCATGGTTAGCAAGCCCATCATCAATGAGCCTTTCACTCCCTTCTTCCTTACCCCCTTGGAGATGAGGAAGAAAATAAAGGAGAAAGGCTGGATTCGGACGGTGGCTCATCAGACAAGGAATGTGCCACACACCGGTCATGAGTGGCTCATGAAGGGTTCATGGCTTTCGGCCTATGGTGAACTGCCTGTGGAGAAAATGGTGGTAGGGGTGGTGGTCAATGCCATAATAGGCGAAAAGAGGCCGGGAGATTATATTGACGAGGCAATAGTGCTTTGCCACGACGTTCTCAGAAAGGCCGGATACTTCAGGGAAGACGTGCATCTTACTTCCATATCCCTTTGGGACATGCGCTATGCTGGTCCAAGGGAAGCTGTGTTTCACGCGGCTCTGAGGGCCAACCTGGGCATCACACACCACATGTTCGGCCGGGACCATGCGGGTGTGGGCACTTACTATGATCCCTATGATGCCCACAGGATCTTTGACAAGTTTTCTGAAAAAGATCTGAATATAAAACCCGTGAGGGTGTTGGAGTGGTGGTACTGCCCGGTGTGCGCAGAGGTTACCTATATGGGACTTTGCGCTCACAAGGATAAGATTCAGAACTTCAGCGGGACTCTCATCAGAAGCATAATCCAAGACGGGGTGAAGCCCCCCAGGCTGATCTTCAGACCCGAGGTCTTCGATCTTATCCTGGAGTGCGCCGAGAAGTACGGTCAGGGGGATGCCTTCGTGACCCAGAAATACCTGGAGAATCGTAACCCTGTCTTCACATTCCCCAAGCTCTAG
- the aprB gene encoding adenylyl-sulfate reductase subunit beta: MPSYVILEKCDGCKGQDKTACQYICPNDLMVLNKDTMKAYNRAPEMCWECYNCVKICPQQAIDVRGYADFVPMGASVVPLRSSDSIMWTVKFRNGQIKRFKFPIRTTPEGSAVPDGGWETGSDDLKSPVLFTEPASLWLKEVPTLKK; encoded by the coding sequence ATGCCAAGCTACGTGATTCTGGAGAAATGCGACGGGTGTAAGGGACAGGACAAGACAGCCTGCCAGTACATCTGCCCCAATGATCTCATGGTCCTCAACAAGGACACCATGAAGGCTTACAACAGGGCACCTGAGATGTGCTGGGAGTGCTATAACTGCGTGAAGATCTGCCCCCAGCAGGCCATAGATGTGCGCGGCTATGCAGATTTCGTGCCCATGGGTGCTTCTGTGGTACCGCTTAGAAGCTCTGATTCCATTATGTGGACAGTGAAATTCCGCAACGGGCAGATCAAGCGCTTCAAGTTCCCCATCCGGACGACCCCCGAGGGTTCGGCTGTCCCGGACGGCGGGTGGGAGACTGGCTCGGACGACCTCAAGAGCCCTGTGCTTTTCACAGAACCTGCTTCCCTGTGGCTCAAAGAGGTGCCGACGCTGAAGAAGTAG
- the aprA gene encoding adenylyl-sulfate reductase subunit alpha, whose translation MQNFETVEVTTDLLICGGGMAACGAAVEASYWAKKKGLKVTLVDKAAMDRSGAVAMGLSALNQYVGVGEGDNTPEQYVDYVRNDLMGITREDLVYDIARHVDSTVHLFEKWGLPIWKDENGKYVHEGRWQLMINGESYKVIVAEAAKNAMKEAGGEIFERVFIVEPLMDGDRIAGAVGFSVRENKFYVFKAKAVLAAMGGAVHVFRPRSVGEGLGRSWYPPFNSGSSAYFTLKAGAEMTCQEVRFIPVRFKDAYGPVGAWFLLFKSRATNAFGGDYMVERKDELEKWAPYGLVKPIPANLRNWLGMLDMKEGKGPIYMRTEEAIQKIAQSSGDEKAAKKKLKELEAEAWEDFLDMTISQAILWAAQNIQPEEKGSEIFACEPYFIGSHSGASGAWVSGPQDVAPPEYFWGYNRMSTVKGLFCAGDASGASSHKFSDGSHCEGRLAAKGALAFIVDNPDQPKVDPKQVEALKERILRPLALYEQHKDLSDNPDINPNYIKPKMFMFRLQKIMDEYAGGYSADFTTSGKMLERGLELLQFLKEDSEKLAAADLHELMRCWENVQRMWQAEAHMRSILFREETRWPGYYFRADFPNMDKNWEVFVNCKWDPKTDKWEMMKRPVLKFITAEK comes from the coding sequence ATGCAGAATTTTGAAACTGTAGAGGTGACAACCGATCTGCTAATCTGCGGCGGAGGCATGGCGGCCTGCGGCGCGGCTGTAGAGGCTTCTTATTGGGCCAAGAAAAAAGGTTTGAAGGTGACCTTGGTGGACAAGGCAGCCATGGACAGAAGCGGTGCAGTGGCCATGGGCCTTTCCGCCCTGAACCAGTACGTGGGCGTAGGTGAGGGGGACAACACCCCTGAGCAGTACGTGGATTACGTTCGCAATGACCTCATGGGCATAACCCGTGAGGACCTGGTTTATGACATAGCTCGTCACGTGGACTCCACCGTGCACCTGTTCGAGAAATGGGGTCTGCCCATTTGGAAGGATGAGAACGGAAAGTATGTGCATGAGGGCCGCTGGCAGCTCATGATCAACGGCGAGTCCTACAAGGTGATCGTCGCAGAGGCTGCCAAGAACGCCATGAAAGAGGCCGGAGGCGAGATCTTCGAGAGGGTCTTCATAGTGGAGCCTCTCATGGATGGGGATCGCATCGCCGGTGCCGTGGGCTTTAGCGTGAGGGAAAACAAGTTTTACGTGTTCAAGGCCAAGGCAGTGCTGGCTGCCATGGGTGGAGCCGTGCACGTGTTCCGTCCACGCTCTGTGGGTGAGGGCTTGGGCCGCTCCTGGTATCCTCCTTTCAACAGCGGCTCCAGCGCTTATTTCACCTTGAAGGCCGGGGCTGAGATGACCTGCCAGGAAGTCAGGTTCATCCCCGTGAGGTTCAAGGATGCCTACGGGCCTGTTGGCGCATGGTTCCTGCTGTTTAAATCCAGAGCCACCAATGCCTTCGGCGGCGACTATATGGTGGAGAGAAAGGATGAGCTGGAGAAATGGGCTCCGTACGGACTCGTGAAACCCATTCCAGCCAACCTGCGTAACTGGCTAGGCATGCTGGATATGAAAGAGGGCAAGGGCCCCATCTACATGAGGACAGAGGAGGCCATCCAGAAGATAGCCCAGTCCTCAGGGGACGAGAAGGCCGCCAAGAAGAAGCTAAAGGAACTGGAGGCCGAGGCTTGGGAAGACTTCCTGGATATGACCATTTCCCAGGCCATTCTCTGGGCTGCCCAGAACATCCAGCCCGAGGAGAAGGGCTCTGAGATCTTTGCCTGTGAGCCTTACTTCATAGGTTCCCACTCCGGAGCTTCGGGTGCATGGGTCAGCGGGCCCCAGGATGTGGCTCCACCCGAATACTTCTGGGGTTATAACCGCATGTCCACGGTCAAGGGGCTCTTCTGCGCTGGAGATGCCTCCGGGGCCTCCAGTCACAAGTTCTCAGACGGTTCCCATTGCGAGGGCCGCCTAGCTGCCAAGGGAGCCCTGGCTTTTATAGTGGACAATCCAGATCAGCCCAAGGTGGATCCCAAACAGGTGGAAGCTCTCAAGGAGAGGATCCTGAGGCCTTTGGCGCTCTACGAGCAGCACAAGGACCTCTCAGACAACCCGGACATTAACCCCAACTACATCAAGCCCAAGATGTTCATGTTCAGGCTCCAGAAGATCATGGACGAGTATGCGGGCGGTTACTCTGCTGATTTCACCACCAGCGGCAAGATGCTGGAGAGGGGCCTGGAGCTACTGCAGTTTCTCAAGGAGGACTCCGAGAAGCTGGCCGCAGCCGACCTGCATGAACTGATGCGCTGCTGGGAGAATGTGCAGAGGATGTGGCAGGCCGAGGCCCACATGCGCTCCATCCTGTTCAGGGAGGAGACCAGGTGGCCGGGATACTACTTCAGGGCAGACTTCCCCAATATGGACAAGAACTGGGAAGTTTTTGTAAACTGCAAGTGGGATCCCAAGACCGACAAGTGGGAAATGATGAAGCGGCCTGTGCTGAAATTCATCACTGCCGAGAAGTGA
- a CDS encoding CoB--CoM heterodisulfide reductase iron-sulfur subunit A family protein: MAQERGKGVLVIGAGIAGLTAAIEAAEVGFPVFLVEKEPYLGGRVVRFDQYFPKFCPPNCGMEINFKRIKANPLIKYFTMAEVTDIKGVEGDFHVKVHIRPRYVNEKCTACGKCAEVCQSEIPDPFNYGMKKIKAAYLPHEMAFPMRYVLAPEIIGTEEAARCRDACPYGAIDLDMTPLTMDLHVASVVVATGWEPYDASRMENLAFGKAPNVITNVMMERLHAANGPTQGKVLRPSDAKPPHTVVFCQCAGQRDENHLRFCSRVCCSATLKQVQYVRKQIPDSQVYVFYIDLRALGRNEDLLAAVQADPNVHLIKGKVARITEDPIKHNPIVEAEITASGKITRTMADLVVLATGMMPTAAHERSQGVQLSWDEDGFVLDGAGVYGAGCARKPMEVSATVQDATSAALKAIQSAVRR, from the coding sequence ATGGCACAGGAGCGAGGCAAGGGCGTGCTGGTGATAGGAGCCGGAATTGCCGGGCTTACGGCCGCCATCGAGGCCGCAGAGGTGGGCTTTCCGGTGTTTCTGGTGGAGAAGGAGCCTTACCTGGGGGGGAGAGTGGTCAGGTTTGACCAGTATTTCCCGAAGTTTTGCCCGCCCAACTGCGGAATGGAGATCAACTTCAAGAGGATAAAGGCGAATCCCCTCATCAAATATTTCACCATGGCTGAGGTCACGGACATAAAAGGAGTGGAAGGGGATTTCCACGTGAAGGTGCATATCCGACCCAGGTATGTGAACGAGAAGTGCACGGCTTGCGGCAAGTGTGCCGAGGTATGTCAGAGCGAGATTCCGGATCCCTTCAATTATGGCATGAAGAAGATCAAGGCAGCCTATCTTCCCCATGAGATGGCCTTTCCCATGAGATATGTGCTGGCCCCAGAGATAATAGGCACCGAGGAGGCAGCCAGATGCAGAGACGCCTGCCCTTATGGTGCCATAGATCTGGACATGACTCCCTTGACCATGGATCTGCACGTGGCCTCTGTTGTGGTGGCCACTGGTTGGGAGCCATATGATGCAAGTCGCATGGAAAACCTTGCTTTTGGCAAGGCCCCCAACGTGATCACCAACGTGATGATGGAAAGACTCCATGCAGCCAACGGTCCCACACAGGGGAAGGTTCTGCGGCCTTCAGATGCAAAGCCTCCTCACACTGTGGTTTTCTGCCAATGTGCCGGACAGCGCGATGAGAACCACCTGCGTTTCTGTTCCAGGGTCTGCTGCTCTGCCACCCTCAAACAGGTGCAATATGTGCGAAAACAGATTCCAGATTCCCAGGTATACGTGTTTTACATAGACCTGAGGGCATTGGGCAGAAACGAGGACCTGCTGGCAGCGGTGCAGGCCGATCCCAATGTGCATCTCATAAAGGGCAAGGTGGCGCGCATCACCGAAGATCCTATCAAGCATAATCCCATAGTGGAGGCCGAGATCACCGCCTCGGGAAAGATCACCCGTACCATGGCGGATCTAGTGGTGCTGGCCACCGGGATGATGCCCACTGCAGCCCATGAGAGGTCCCAAGGAGTCCAGCTCAGCTGGGACGAAGACGGATTCGTGCTGGATGGAGCAGGGGTTTATGGGGCAGGCTGCGCCAGGAAACCCATGGAGGTTTCGGCCACCGTGCAAGATGCCACTAGCGCGGCTCTCAAAGCCATCCAGTCTGCGGTGAGGAGGTGA
- a CDS encoding FAD-dependent oxidoreductase: protein MDRKIAAYLCTGCGIGQGLDLEQLEKVAQGDCKAALCRKSEMLCGPEGVARIKEDMANEGVNALLIAACSPRAKTEVFSFDPREVLVERVNLREQVVWSHRQQGAEAQKVDEDVQMMAEDQLRMGAARLQNMELLVPYTEEINKRILVVGGGITGMTAALEAVRTGYQAVLVEKEESLGGFAAKLFRQYPERPPYRELEEPVWETLAQTLKREPGVTIHCSSTIERIEGAPGMFQAFIRKGEEVAQEKVGAIVLATGFEPYDPNNLSHLGYGKSPNIISTPEMEDLARSGNLKRPSDGHKVNSVAFVLCAGSRDKEHLPYCSTVCCMTALKQAMYVREGNPDSKVFVLYKDLRCPGQYENFYKRVQEEEGVFLTKAQVMAVEPQGDGSVVLEVEDQLLGEKAQLKVDLVVLATGMVPRTALGEATKEEPKEEPADKKQDIASQLLIPTRIIRSNTLNLAYRQGPELPDLKYGFPDSHFICFPYETRRTGIYAAGPVRAPMDIAFSQEDARGAVLKAIQCVELTAQGKAVHPRAGDMSYPELFMQRCTQCKRCTEECPFGMYNEDEKGNPLPNPTRCRRCSVCMGSCPERIISFKDYSVGMIGAMIKAIEVPDETEEKPRILVLACENDAYPALDMVGIKGGNYNPFVRIIPLRCLGSLNLIWIADALSKGIDGVLLLGCKHGEDYQCHMAKGSELANYRLAKVSETLDRLALESSRIRVEQIEISDYHRIPAIMEEFLETIQEVGPNPYKGF, encoded by the coding sequence ATGGATCGGAAAATAGCTGCTTATCTGTGCACAGGCTGTGGCATAGGCCAAGGACTGGACTTGGAGCAGTTGGAAAAGGTGGCCCAAGGGGATTGTAAGGCAGCCTTGTGCAGGAAGTCCGAGATGCTCTGCGGGCCCGAAGGCGTGGCCAGAATAAAAGAAGACATGGCCAACGAAGGGGTCAACGCTCTGCTCATAGCAGCCTGCTCTCCCAGAGCCAAGACCGAGGTCTTTTCTTTTGATCCCAGGGAAGTCCTTGTGGAAAGGGTCAATTTGAGGGAACAGGTAGTCTGGAGCCACAGGCAACAAGGGGCTGAGGCCCAGAAGGTGGACGAAGACGTGCAGATGATGGCCGAAGATCAGCTCCGTATGGGAGCTGCAAGGCTTCAAAACATGGAGCTTCTGGTCCCGTACACCGAGGAGATCAACAAGAGGATTCTTGTGGTGGGAGGGGGTATAACGGGCATGACGGCTGCTTTGGAGGCCGTCAGGACCGGATACCAGGCGGTGCTTGTAGAAAAGGAAGAGAGCCTTGGGGGTTTTGCGGCGAAACTCTTCAGACAGTATCCCGAGAGGCCGCCTTACAGGGAGCTGGAAGAGCCTGTTTGGGAGACTCTGGCCCAGACTCTGAAAAGAGAGCCTGGCGTAACCATCCATTGCTCTTCCACCATAGAGCGCATAGAGGGTGCTCCAGGGATGTTCCAGGCCTTCATCCGCAAAGGGGAGGAGGTGGCTCAGGAGAAGGTGGGGGCAATAGTGTTGGCTACGGGCTTCGAGCCCTATGATCCCAATAATTTGAGTCACCTGGGTTATGGCAAGAGTCCCAACATCATCTCCACCCCGGAAATGGAGGATCTTGCCAGATCTGGGAATTTGAAAAGACCTTCCGATGGCCACAAAGTTAATAGTGTTGCATTTGTGCTTTGTGCGGGCTCCCGCGATAAGGAGCACCTGCCTTATTGTTCTACGGTTTGCTGCATGACCGCCCTCAAGCAGGCCATGTATGTCAGGGAAGGGAATCCTGATTCCAAGGTCTTTGTTCTTTACAAGGACCTTCGTTGCCCCGGGCAGTACGAGAACTTCTACAAAAGGGTCCAGGAGGAAGAAGGCGTATTCCTGACAAAGGCGCAGGTAATGGCAGTGGAGCCTCAAGGAGACGGCTCTGTGGTGCTGGAAGTGGAAGACCAGCTCCTGGGAGAGAAGGCCCAATTGAAGGTAGATCTTGTGGTCCTGGCCACCGGGATGGTACCTCGAACTGCGCTGGGGGAGGCAACAAAGGAAGAACCCAAAGAAGAACCTGCGGACAAGAAGCAAGATATTGCCTCCCAGCTTCTTATCCCAACCAGGATCATACGTTCCAATACCTTGAATCTGGCTTACAGACAGGGTCCTGAACTCCCGGACCTCAAGTATGGATTTCCTGATTCCCATTTCATATGCTTTCCTTATGAGACCCGAAGGACAGGCATATACGCAGCAGGGCCTGTGCGGGCCCCCATGGACATAGCCTTCAGCCAAGAAGATGCCAGGGGTGCAGTGCTCAAGGCCATACAATGCGTTGAGCTGACAGCTCAGGGCAAGGCCGTTCACCCCAGGGCAGGAGACATGAGCTATCCTGAACTGTTCATGCAGCGCTGTACCCAGTGCAAGCGTTGCACTGAGGAATGTCCCTTCGGCATGTACAACGAGGATGAAAAGGGCAATCCCCTTCCCAATCCCACCAGGTGCAGGCGTTGCTCTGTTTGCATGGGATCCTGTCCTGAGCGGATAATATCTTTCAAAGATTACTCGGTGGGCATGATCGGCGCCATGATCAAGGCCATAGAGGTTCCGGACGAGACAGAAGAAAAGCCCAGGATCCTGGTCCTGGCATGCGAGAACGATGCATACCCTGCCTTGGACATGGTTGGAATCAAAGGGGGAAATTATAACCCCTTTGTGCGAATCATCCCCTTGAGGTGCCTTGGTTCCTTGAATCTCATATGGATCGCCGATGCCTTGTCCAAGGGGATAGATGGCGTGCTTCTTCTGGGTTGCAAACATGGAGAAGACTATCAGTGCCACATGGCCAAGGGAAGCGAGCTGGCCAACTATCGTTTGGCCAAGGTCTCTGAGACCCTGGACAGACTGGCCCTGGAGTCCTCCAGAATAAGAGTTGAACAGATAGAGATCTCGGACTACCATCGGATTCCCGCGATCATGGAGGAATTCCTGGAGACCATTCAGGAAGTGGGTCCCAACCCATACAAGGGATTCTAG
- the qmoC gene encoding quinone-interacting membrane-bound oxidoreductase complex subunit QmoC, with protein sequence MSQTRLLEPDLSFIREMKAKGGEDLKKCFQCATCSVVCNVSPDDRPFPRKEMLWSQWGLKERLLGDPDVWLCHQCHDCTKYCPRGARPGDVLGALQRMSILRYSVPASLARMVYEPKFAPVLFAIPVVILLVFMAASGTLGIPEGEIIYRKFIPQWPVVDVIFPITAIWTLICSALGVKKMWTELVKQGPEIKKEYRYSPLEWVTVYIGGTIVEILKHNFFKLCDTNRSRYTAHFNIVWGFILLAITTACVAAGVYVFGKQTPYPLSNPIKWIGNLGALILIIGSIIAIRNRLVQGEAAGRATYFEWLFLWVVLATGVSGLLTELLRLADLPYLAYPMYFVHLVCVWFLFAYLPFSKFAHMLYRTTAMVYARYSGRQLSKGVDISVPVVATPH encoded by the coding sequence ATGTCGCAGACGAGGCTCTTGGAACCGGATCTGTCCTTCATCCGGGAAATGAAGGCCAAAGGCGGGGAGGATCTCAAGAAATGCTTCCAGTGCGCTACCTGCTCGGTGGTCTGCAATGTTTCCCCTGATGATAGGCCATTCCCCAGGAAGGAAATGCTTTGGAGCCAGTGGGGCTTAAAGGAAAGGCTTCTGGGAGATCCAGATGTCTGGTTGTGCCATCAGTGCCATGACTGCACCAAGTACTGTCCCAGGGGTGCCAGGCCAGGAGATGTGCTGGGAGCCCTTCAGAGAATGAGCATCTTGCGTTACTCTGTACCGGCCAGCCTGGCCCGCATGGTGTACGAGCCCAAGTTTGCTCCGGTGCTTTTCGCCATACCGGTGGTTATTCTTCTGGTCTTCATGGCTGCAAGCGGAACCCTCGGAATTCCCGAGGGTGAGATCATCTACAGGAAATTCATTCCCCAATGGCCGGTTGTGGATGTGATCTTCCCCATCACGGCTATCTGGACCCTGATATGCTCGGCCCTGGGGGTCAAGAAGATGTGGACGGAGCTGGTCAAACAAGGGCCCGAGATAAAGAAAGAGTATCGCTATTCTCCCCTGGAGTGGGTGACGGTTTACATAGGGGGGACGATTGTGGAAATCCTCAAACACAACTTCTTTAAGCTTTGCGATACAAACCGTTCCAGGTATACGGCACATTTCAACATAGTTTGGGGATTCATCCTCCTGGCCATAACCACGGCTTGTGTGGCCGCAGGGGTTTATGTTTTCGGGAAACAGACCCCATATCCCCTGAGCAATCCCATCAAGTGGATAGGGAACCTGGGGGCCTTGATCCTGATCATTGGGTCCATCATAGCCATCCGCAACAGGCTGGTTCAAGGAGAGGCAGCTGGCAGAGCCACCTATTTTGAGTGGCTTTTCCTCTGGGTGGTGCTGGCCACAGGGGTAAGCGGACTCTTGACCGAGCTGCTTCGTCTTGCTGATTTACCCTATTTGGCCTATCCCATGTATTTCGTACATTTGGTCTGTGTTTGGTTTCTTTTTGCTTACCTGCCCTTTTCCAAGTTTGCCCACATGCTTTATCGAACCACGGCAATGGTTTATGCCAGGTACTCGGGGAGGCAGCTCAGCAAGGGTGTGGACATATCAGTGCCGGTGGTGGCCACGCCGCACTGA
- a CDS encoding YkgJ family cysteine cluster protein, whose protein sequence is MNRSDYTVEQGGLLDIKSPLKFSCKPAVPCFTKCCRNVNIFLGPYDIVRLRKKLGISSGEFLERYTLTLIPEATGFPLVILKMEEEKERACPLLGPGGCTVYEDRPWSCRMFPLDRAEQEGYYRLVAPRELCLGLEEPSESTVGEYLEGQGVAEYEQVEARLSRVGPSPALLREGIKNSKIQSMCRMAMYDPDSFRRFVLETRFLQIFHVERELAEVLPTDDVALLELGQRWLRFGLVAGESMKIREELVQPQEEAKVPGGNGSGF, encoded by the coding sequence TTGAACAGATCGGATTACACGGTTGAGCAAGGAGGGCTGCTGGACATAAAGAGTCCTTTGAAATTCAGTTGTAAGCCCGCAGTGCCTTGTTTCACCAAGTGCTGCAGAAATGTCAATATCTTTCTGGGACCTTATGACATAGTCAGATTGAGGAAAAAGCTTGGTATCAGCTCCGGGGAGTTCCTGGAAAGGTATACTCTCACACTGATCCCTGAGGCTACTGGGTTTCCTTTGGTCATCCTGAAAATGGAAGAGGAAAAGGAGAGGGCCTGCCCTCTTTTGGGACCCGGGGGTTGTACGGTCTATGAAGACAGGCCCTGGTCTTGCAGGATGTTTCCCCTGGACCGGGCAGAGCAGGAGGGATACTACCGGTTGGTGGCCCCCAGAGAGCTTTGCCTTGGGTTGGAGGAGCCCTCGGAAAGCACTGTGGGGGAATACCTGGAGGGCCAAGGGGTTGCTGAATATGAGCAAGTCGAGGCAAGGCTGAGCCGTGTGGGACCCAGCCCTGCCCTTCTCAGGGAAGGCATAAAGAATTCAAAGATCCAAAGCATGTGCAGGATGGCCATGTATGATCCTGACAGTTTCAGAAGGTTTGTGTTGGAAACCAGATTTCTCCAGATTTTCCACGTGGAGCGGGAGCTGGCGGAAGTCTTGCCCACAGATGATGTGGCACTCCTGGAACTGGGGCAGAGGTGGCTGCGTTTTGGGCTGGTGGCAGGTGAGAGCATGAAGATAAGGGAGGAGCTTGTCCAGCCCCAAGAAGAGGCAAAGGTGCCGGGAGGAAATGGGAGTGGTTTCTGA
- a CDS encoding YkgJ family cysteine cluster protein, with protein sequence MGVVSDPGRDLWEGDAVRFSLLDEGSFRFACHPEVPCFNECCADLRLVLTPYDVLRMKNALGMGSGEFLERYTVPVFDSGSPFPMLRLKMEEAGRRPCPFVREEGCLIYQDRPGACRLYPVGRGASAAGAQGVARELYFLVREDHCKGFEQSRHWSLQEWLEDQGVAEFNEMNHPWMEIVTSRSPRLKNLNTQSLGMFQMASYDLDRFRDFVFKTKFLKRFHIPEEQVEQARKDDVALMLLAMKWLKFALLGEMSLGLRT encoded by the coding sequence ATGGGAGTGGTTTCTGATCCGGGAAGGGATCTTTGGGAAGGGGATGCAGTGCGCTTCAGCCTCCTGGACGAAGGGAGTTTCCGCTTCGCATGCCACCCCGAGGTGCCATGCTTCAACGAGTGCTGCGCTGATTTGAGACTGGTTCTCACTCCTTATGACGTGCTGCGCATGAAGAATGCACTGGGCATGGGTTCAGGCGAATTCTTGGAGAGATATACGGTGCCAGTCTTTGACAGCGGATCCCCTTTCCCTATGCTCAGGCTCAAGATGGAGGAGGCGGGAAGAAGGCCCTGTCCTTTTGTGCGGGAAGAAGGCTGTCTCATCTACCAGGACCGTCCCGGCGCCTGCAGGCTTTATCCGGTGGGAAGAGGAGCGTCGGCAGCAGGAGCCCAGGGGGTGGCCCGGGAGCTCTACTTCCTGGTAAGAGAAGATCATTGTAAGGGCTTTGAGCAGAGCAGGCACTGGTCCCTGCAGGAGTGGCTTGAGGACCAGGGAGTGGCCGAGTTCAATGAGATGAATCATCCCTGGATGGAGATAGTGACAAGCAGAAGCCCCAGGTTGAAAAACCTAAATACTCAAAGCCTGGGCATGTTCCAAATGGCCAGCTATGATCTGGACAGATTTCGTGACTTTGTCTTTAAGACCAAGTTTTTGAAGAGGTTCCATATTCCCGAAGAGCAAGTGGAACAGGCTCGCAAGGATGATGTTGCTTTGATGCTCCTGGCCATGAAATGGCTTAAGTTCGCCCTTCTGGGTGAGATGAGCCTGGGGCTAAGGACATAG
- a CDS encoding DUF5663 domain-containing protein: MEQKKNPYIENFCRVLITKRETKLDEEALERMVESLYNFFENRLGRNLIAALPQERKEEFVALYDKGTRDLDEETVNRLFAEQQIDHIAIMKQTMQEVAELYFRNRPGDGPPPWAKP; this comes from the coding sequence ATGGAACAGAAAAAAAATCCCTACATAGAGAATTTCTGCAGAGTCCTCATAACCAAGAGGGAGACCAAGTTGGACGAGGAAGCACTGGAACGCATGGTGGAATCCCTGTATAACTTCTTTGAGAACAGGCTGGGCCGGAATCTCATCGCTGCCCTCCCCCAGGAAAGGAAAGAGGAATTCGTGGCCCTTTACGACAAGGGCACCAGGGACCTGGACGAAGAAACCGTGAATCGTCTCTTTGCAGAACAACAGATAGATCACATAGCCATAATGAAGCAAACCATGCAGGAGGTGGCTGAACTCTACTTCCGCAATCGACCTGGGGACGGGCCTCCTCCCTGGGCCAAGCCGTGA